The genomic region AATGCTTTATCTTACGCTACATATGCAGCTTTCCTCAGCTCTGTCTCTAGTCCAAGGGCGAGTGGCACCCCCAGAGGACAGTCAGACCCACCTAAGCATTGTGTTTGAGAGTGGCTTTCCCTTCTTTCAATAGAGAAACAAGACCTGAGCTGGCTCTTAAACAATTGTAACCTGTAATAGGCAGGATGAATCCAGACTCAGATAATGTGTATTAAATAAtacttattttacttttaaaccTGATTTAAGAGCCCTGTAAAAAGCCAAGCTGGGAATTTCATTCCGGCTTGTGCCAAGGAATGTGTGACACTTAGGCTAAATTCTTTGAAGCCAGTAAGATACAACCTTTTCCTCAGTCAAGCAGGTATATATTCCCAGTTGTTATGTGAAACTCAGTTATTTCTCTTACACCTTGCAGCTGATTAGCAAATGCAGCTGTCTTTTAAGGAGTGTTAGTTTTATCTCCATTTTTAGTATGTGTCTATTGTATGCATTTACAGTAACTTTATAATAAATGAGTTTCCTCTACCATTACTGGTGCTATGTCTCAAACGTCCTAAAATTCTGAGCAAGAGTGATGACATTGCATTTTATGTGTCAGTGTTTGGGTAGTAACTGTGTAGCTGTTGAGCCTGGGTTATCACATGGGCTCTGTAACCACACATGCAAAATACTTCTGCAGTAGTTTCCTGTAGATCAAGAGGAAGGCTTTTGGTTTTGCATAAACATTCAGTGGTGATCTCTTCACATATAGCCATGTTCTGTCGTGGGTATGAAGTGTATGATTGTTGGGAACTGATGGAACAGGTTTTTTGTATCTTAGCTGACTTTAGTCTAAACCAAGTGAAACATTGCTTCGATAGCTTACAAGTAATTGTATTTTTAACACATTGAGACTATTGTGGAACATCTTAATGGACTAGTGACATCAAAAATTGTGACATCTCTATTTATATGCATTCCTtcttgggttgggtttttttgtttgtgttttttttttttttttttttgagggttAAAGTAAAATGTCTGGTAGGTTTTGTCAGTAACATGTCTTGACTGTAATGTAATAtgacactgaaataaaaggaagagtGATTATTCATTACTTAAGCACTGAGCTTCATTTAACTCCACTGGGCTGCCATCAGTGTGCAACAGTTTCCTAACAGTTCTTAACATCTGGTAAAATAAGAAAGATAACCTTGATAACTTCTCTCATAACTTTTCAGTTGCTTGTGGCTTCCCCTCACCATTGTATGGAGAGAGAAGAGCAGCACCTCTTGTCCTAAAAGTCCTCAGGAGCGACTGCTCTGGTACGCAGCTCAGAGGATGTGTTGGTTtccccctgcacccccacctttgtttattgtttttttagtttagttttggtttgtttggggtatttttgttggtttttgcaggttttttgcCTGCCTCTGTTTAAATCTGTCTGGTTTAGTACAAGACTTTCCTACTTACCTTCACAGTTTGGACAGTTTCTAGTGCAATCAAATTGATAAATGTATTGAGCTTTGCTAAACTGTGTTACATTATGAGCATGGCATGGGGTTAATAATGGGATTTGTACAGTTTATTGCTGCCTTTACTGTGGAAGTGTGCAGGATGATTTGTTATGTTGCACTGAAGTGCATTAGAAAAGTGGCATCAAGCAGTATGACTGCCTTACCTGTGGTGTTTGCTTTCATGAACTCCCCTCGACACTTAGCTAAGGGGTTaggtgtgagcaagtaagagtATCTCTGGGTAAAGACTGCTCCAGTGGAAGCACTCAGTGGAACAGTACCTCTGGCTGACCTGGGTTAGGAGAAAGAATTGTACCTTAAGATCTGGGTAGCTCAGTTAGTTGCTAGGGAGTTGTCACTATTCATCAGCCCACTACTGAGGGTCCAAGCCCTCCACCTGAAGGAGGATTCTTGAGCACTGGAAGGTGGAATTCACAGGTCCTAACCACACTGCATGAGCCTTCCCACATAAAGAGATGGATGCCAAGTGTGGCATGTAACAGAagcattttcattatttaattttttaggaAGGTAAATATAAATTACTTCACATAAACTCATCTCTGACTGGAGTCCTTGTTGCAAGGTTGCTCCAGATACTCTGGTGTAAGCTGGGTTCTTGTCTTCAGAGCTGCATTTAAGGAGTATTTTTGGTTCAGGCCTAATCTGCACCTTCCTACCTAAGTTGCCTGCCAAGGCTTGCAAGATCATTtataaatctgaaatatttcatgtaTGGTGTTCAGTTGTTTCTTGCTGTGCTTGTCTCAGCCTGAATACCTGCTGTGCCTTCAGAAGAACTGCTGCTGTCATTTTTCCCACCAGCTACTCATGAGTAATACAGTGTTCTTCCAGGTAACACTGGAAGGCTTAGGCTGGATACTGGTAAATTTATGGAAGAGTGTCTGTGGTCCCATGCACAATTATCAAAGACAGACTAATCTCAGAAGACACAGTAAGGTGATTctaatggggttttttcttccttcagttgCTGTGGATGCTTGTCTACCTTATTCAAAGACAGGTTGCATTAGTGTCATAGccagaaagcaggaaagaaggaaataattagGAGAGTGAAGCAGTTGAATGACAGCAAAAAGGCCCTTAGGACAAGAGCCTTGTTACACAATCTGTCTGGATGTAATGGGCACTAGGCTACAGGTAAGCCAATGGCAGGGTAAGTGCACAAGGTGATGGTCTTTGGCCAGCATCATGCATTGCTGTTGATGCTTCTTCATATTGCTCATCAATCAGAACTGGTGGTAACAAATGAGGGAAAGCTGTTGGGAACCACTGAGCTACTGAAGGAGTGTGGGCCAtgaggcaggcagcagctgatcTGACAGCAGACACATTCAGTGGTCCCTAGCCTTCATAAAATGGCTCTTTGAACTGTATTTCATGCttatttaaagacagaaaattgtCTGAGAGCATTGTTTGGGGTGGTGGTGCATAGCTCATAGCAATCAGATTGTTACAAGCAGGACTATGCCTGTGATTCCTGAGTCTGCAGGTAAGAGGTGACACCATTCCTTAGGAGCATTGTCCTAATATGGATGTGCTGTTTCCAGCACTTGAGCCAAGGAGGCAGTGCCACAGCCGCACTGAGGCCTGAAGAGTGTTTAAGGAGGGCAAgtttaaaaaaccccctaaGATTCTTCAGTTTAAGCTTGAAGATTGTTATCATCTCTCTAAGACTTGGGAAAGTCAGTCATTCTGCCTTTCCTGCCATGTGTTGGGCTTTGTCACACCTCTACCACTCTTTGTGTCTTATAATGCACTTGATGCATGGAGATACAGTGGTAAGAGCCAGACATGGCTATGGTAAAACTCTCCCTAAGCTGTGAAAAGAGGGAGGTGTGGTAACTGTCAACATGGCAGAAGTCATGCTGAGAACGGGAACACAGGAGCTGCTTACCATAACAATGTGGAAGAAAGCAGGTTCAAAAACAAGGTAAGGGGAGGTAGGTCTGCAGCAGGCTGAGCACTGCACCAGTTTCCAAGCTGGGGCAGGCATTGGACGTGTGTGCTAAGGGGAGAGGGCGCATCAtgttaaggaaaagaaatctattATTTGGAACAACTAGCTTGGTAAGCTTGAGTGCAAGGGTGAGGCAGGAAGTAGGAAACATTAAATGAAACTTAAGTGTAGTTCAGATGGGGTTGAAGCCTTTCACACAATCACTTCTGGTGCAGTATTTGCAATGGAATGACTACATCATTCACAGGACTAATTTAGATTTTATTCtggtatttttcaaatataaaaagtCAAAATTCTTACATCAATCTTTAAAGAAAATCCATGCAAGCAGGTCAAAATGTTTACAACTTAATTCCCTTCCCACTCCCCCTTCCTTTCAGTTTTCACTTCACAAACCATGCTGGTAAGTAAACCAACTGTCTGCCCCTCACAGTTTTTTTCACAGCATGTTGTTAACAGAACAATGCTAGTCTAAGTCAGGGGTGCAGTAAGCACCAAAATAAGATTTTTCACTTGAACAGCCTCTCTGCAATACCTCAGGATTTCTTGTGTTTAAAAGCACATCCATTTTGCTTAATTCTGGCTCCATGTGATTTTAAACTTTAAGGCTCTTTCTTTGATACCACCATAATGTAACTCATGAGAATCTCAAAACCTATcagccaggaaaagcagcagtacAAACTAGACTCTGACAAGTGCAGATGACAACCTGtctccctttttcctctggAGAACCAAATGGATACATTGTACAGAATTTTTGGCAtgagaaaaatcccaaatttgCTCTGAAATAGGTTTGGCCTATCTAACTAGAGATTCATGTAAAAACGAAATACTTTTAACATTTAAGTTGACAGGTAGTAGAAAAAACTGTAGCCTTCCTATTCCCATTTTTACAACTGTTTCTGTTGGAGTTTAGTGTCAGATTTCATTAGTACTGAAGCCATACTGCTGTCCCTTTACTACAGTTGTTTGTTCCCTGTAGCAAAACTGAAGTGTCTTCAGTTTACATTTGCAATTcataaaacatttctctttgaaAGGGGGTAAAGTCAAACTAAGCAATAGAGCTTCATTCTGAAGGTTGCATAGAGACTGAAGAGATTTATACAAcaaatgctgttaaaaaaaaaaaaaaaaagcctgtctGGCACTACTGAACAGCTCAAATGTGTGTgaccaaaaatatttataggCAATCAACTGAGTTTGTTAGCAACAGCAATACTGTACATTTTACATTATTATCAAATACATAATTCAAGAGTTACAAAATAAGATCATGCATTACCACTAAATCTCATACAAGCTTGGATTGATTTCATTCCAAGAGTCTGAAATGGAgacagagcatttttttttttttaatgaataagaACTCAAACTCTGGATTCTGTTTTAGCTTTCATGGATTTGATATAATCTTGTTACAAGAAAACCTAAGTTTGCTCAATTTAAAGTGTTAAAATAACTACTGAACAAAAAAGTGAGCATTAAAGTAATCAAAAAAAGGGAGCTAAATGATTCATTCTTTTAAAGGCAGCTTTGGAGCCAGAGGTACCCTTCCACCCCATGAATATGATTTTAACAAAGATTAGACATTCATCATGCTCAACCCCACTTTCTCCTGTTTCACCTGGCAAAGCAGCATGTGTGAAAGACCATTCAGTTTAAAGCAGTGAGCTGAGCAAATGGTGTCCCAGTCTGGCACAAGTTCAGTGTAAAGTGGGCATAGCCACGTGTGCACTACTGAAATAGCACCTCTCTGTCCCTGGCCTCCCACCTCCTGACTGAAAAGATGGAGAAGCTGTTGGCAATACTTCCACCCTTAGGTGCACCTGAACACTTGTGTGTTCTTTCCAGTTCTGGAAGTGACCTGGACAAGGAGCTAAGAGGGATGGAAAGCAGTGTCCTACCCACTGTTTCAGAAGTCTTCAGCTTTGTGGCTCATGCCTCTTGTCAGTAGTATTTATACTTCTTCAAAGAGAGCAGCATTAAGAGATCAGATCATCTGTCTCCCTAGTTTCACTGCATTTACATATGGCACaagattgtttttcttggagTAATTTGTGGCAACaacattttttccctaaaaaagtgtaacagcacaaaaaaattCATAGCAGCATTTTACACAATTTGTGTTAAAAAAGTAGAAGTTAACCATTTGTGTATTGAGTAACAAAAGgtttaaattacatttattttccattttacacTCACTATTTACTAGTTGGACTATTTACAAATGTTCAAATGTTGTATAACAGAATGAGCTTTACCCAGAATAAACTTCACATGTGAGGTAGTGGTCTACCTCAACCTGTTTTTGGCTGGATATAAAGGAGGTACAGTTGGGTTTAGATCCtagaaaaaattcagaagtaGGATGTTCATGTGAATTAGATTGTGTTCTTGTAGAAGAaaccatgcacacacacacacacacacacacacacacagagagagtAATCCTATGGTAAAAACATTAAGACCAACAGTGGATTTAGTTTTCCTCTTCTTGgatgaaaagcaggagaaaataattagaaCAGGGAAGTTGTCAGCTGTACCTCATTTATTCCAACTACATTTTTACCAAGAGGCCAGCTTTTATTTGAAGAAGTATAGTAATTGATGTTAAAACAGTAGAACTGAAAGATTTAAGAATTAACTTAAAATTGGGGGTTTCAGCACACCTAATAAGAAAAAGGAGTATTATTTCTCTACTGGTGTAATAGGTATCAACACTCCTGGCCCAAGCACTGGGGGCAGCACTACTGGCTCCTGCAGGGCAAGGCACCTCAACACATGCTTGCTAATAGACACCTCTGCAACCCAAGGGTGCCCCCTGGTTAACTCTTACTTTCTTTCCTCCGaacaattttaaattacaaCAGACTGCAGGAACACTATATGAGATGTTTCTAATTGAAGATTAGAAGTTTTTGGAACCTGCAGTGTAATCACACCATGAACAAAACATGTATCAaggttaaaaggaaaaaaaatagggggAAGAGAGATCTACAATGTTTTTCACTCAAATCTTCTGACAGTTGACCAGGTGATGAAACAAAAGTCTAGTGGATAGTTTTGGTAGCTGCAAGACAAAGTTATTGTTCTTGCCCTAGTTATATGTTAAATGAAGATTGCATAGGACAAGGCAACCTTTTGGGTAACTGAGGCAAGCAGTGCTTAGTGTTGGTATCCTTAGCTCCTGGCAGGCTGAATGTGGTTTAGTGCTTTATTGTAGTCACCCTTGTGCATCTCTGCCTCCAACACATCCATTTACCCAAATGCTGCCGGCTTAAGGTCTTAGCACTTCATCTGTGGATACCAAATAAGAGTTTAGTATAAGACTATTTGCTCAAGCTTTAACTACTGACTAAAACTCACAAGTTTTGAATAAGCTGAACACCACTGAgatgcatattttattttagcagaTATGGAAATTTATATAGTCAAGTTTTTTTTCTAATGGCCTATTAAggcatcttaaaaaaaatccctatatGGCTTTGGTTTGCTGAAGTACTATTTTacatcattaaaagaaaaaacatgttcAAATAAATTCAACATTATGACACATTCACATATTTCACTTAGAACTGACAGTTATACAGATGCCTACATGTGATCACAGATGTCTCCTGTTGTGATGACACGAATAAAAAGGTAATCCAAATGTTTATCTCACAGTAGAGGGCAACCCAGAAGTCTGTGCAGAAGTGACATATAAGGAGTTATTATCTGGAAGAGGGGGAACCACAGAGTTTCCATTAGTGGGTGAACAGCTCAGTTTCAGTTTTTCCAAGTATTCTGCATGAACAGGCTTGTGACACTGAAGGACCTTGATTGCATCTTCTACTTTAAAccattctcttttccttcctgaatgAGTACAATCCACAAAGAACAGAGTTACAAAATTTTAACAGCACTATTGGTTGCTATCTGCTTACTCAGTTTTTCTCAGTTCTTTAGAAGTTGAAATTGTCAGGCAGAAGAGTTAATGAAAAGACCTTGAAAGAACCAATGAACACAAGAGATTCACTCAAGCTTACTAAAATGCAACTCGTAATAAAGCCTTTCAGACAACTCTCTTGAAGCAAATGCTGGACAGAAATTAATGTGACTCTTTATATGCTCCAAAAGCCACATCTAGTCATTAGAGGAAAGTGTGATATTATTTAAATGACTTGATAACTGCCATCCTACATTGTCATGCCTAGCAGAAAACCAATCTTTAGACTGAACATGCATGCAGGAAGAATGGCTTGGCCTGATTTCAAAAGCCATGTTCCATACTCAGAATCTCCATATGCATCCAGATATGGAGTTACTCAGGTTAGctgtaagttttaaaaaatagtataCCTTGTATCAGAGATATGTTTATGTAAGTTTCAAGCCTTAATTTTACTAAGATCAGCTTAAGACCATCTTACTTTTACAAGTCGGTCCTTTAAAATTTGAGGTCTCTGAAAATACATATACCAGGTCAATGATAGTATTGTTAAAAGTGGGattaattctatttttcatttggttttacAGCATCACAAATACTATGCTTGAACATACATAAACCGCTTAATATCAAGGACACTTTCAAAAGCACCCTAGAGAATCAGGCAGTAAAACATTCTACTTTTTATGGAAAAAGCAATTTGGCAGTATAGTATTTGGCCTTTCAAAAAATTACAAGCTGTATCCCTAACTAATAATGATATTTATTCTATCATAATGTTGTATTAGAGTATTCTAAGTATAAAAGTAACACTATGTTGGAAGCAACCCTAGTTATGTATGTATTAAAGTGTGCAAGAACAGCACCCCTTGACTTTTTCTAGAACATAATTAGTATTCCCCCTGAATTATAGAAAttgcttcagaaaaatgaaaatagtttgcttaaaacatttttaagtgtAGCACATAAGGACAAAGAATTAATTTACCTATATTAACTGAATCCTCCCAGTCTTCCAGTATTTCCGTCACAGTAAGAACATAAACGTACGTCCTATGCTTCCGATCCTGGTTCTGCTTGAATATTAGAAGTAGAAGTTTAAGTTCTCAGCTAAGTAACTTACAGACGTACCACATCTATAAGATTAGAAACTGCTTATCTCTAAAGAATAGTTGCCAGCAAGcctggcttttattttcactaAACAAACATCTGCACTTAGGAGATCCAAAATGATGGGAAagcaaaaattttatttgaaacagCTGTTCTATTTTCCCagactaaaaaaacccaaccaaacccaagACAACACAAACAGTTTTGAAGATTGTGAAGTTCTGACTAAAGTATGTTCTTGATCATCCAGCTAAATATTAGCAGTTGTCCACTAGTACTGCCCTAGGTAAGTAGTGGTACTTATCTTTTACATATGTTGTAAGCTACCACAGTAGACCACATTTGCTAAAACTGTTTCCACAACTCATTTCCTGGATGAAaggtcatttaaaaaaacccaaacactttGCAGGATGGAACCACTGCATCATGTGGCCATGTCACCTACACAATGCCAGCTATAAAGTTTCACTCCGTGAGTGAAGCAAATTAAATAGCCTACGCTTGCAATCATGACAAATGCAAAAATCATTGGCCATCTGCTCATTCAACAGGTTTGCCACGATGGCAGCACTCACCACTTGTTTAGAAGGCATGTGTTTTGCAGAAGGCAGGTTAAATACAGACTCTGACAGAGGTATCTGCTCAGGGCAAGGCCACTATGCTGCAGCCCATCCATGCAAGGTTGGCACAGACTTTACTCTCTGCTACTCCAAAGCAGGCTAGTGGCAGTGTTTGAGGTGCTACCCAACCAGTCAGACCCTCCTTTCCCTTGGAGAAGAACTGAGCTCCTAAAAAACCCAGGACCATCTACGATTACAACTATGTTAAGAACGAGGAGACGTTATGGCCTAGCTCCCCTAACAGATGGTTGTATCCTTGTGCCAATAACCTTTCTTATTTAACTGTTTCACTGCAagcttaatatagttttgaacTGTTGTGCTTTACTAGGAAATAATTCTTCAAAAGTTCTTGGTCAGTGTCACCATTAAATAGGATAGATATATTTATAACACATATCCTTTCTGGCTGTAGTTCTAGAGTAAGAGGACTCGGCAGCAGCATTTATTCCCATCTTCTCTTAGTTCCATCCCCAGGTCATAAGGTGTGGCCCCCTCAATGGTACTAACAACAGTTTGTGGGGCCCTGTTGTGAAATTAAAGTAGGGCCTTGATTTAAGTTAGAAGTAGCCTGGAAAAGTGACACCACACcaacttttctctcttctggtaTAGCTGGTGTAGATGGCTTCAGAAGAACATATCTGAATTACCAATGAATCATCATGCTTTGCAGCCCCTGTCTTAAGGCAACAACATGATAGGTATCCTGGGTTTTTCTGATCTGAGCTGGGaaatagaaaatacttttgTAGACTAACCAGTAGAGTTAAAACACGGCCAAGTTTTTAGTGTGTAGGACCATCCAGTTCAACTCAAACCCAAAACATATCAGAAAAATGTAAGTACTACTAACTACAAAGCTTCAGGAGCTTCTCTAATTGTGTCATGCCTTCCATACTTCAGACGATGGGACACATGACTAAGTAATACTTCACACAGGAAATCCCTGTCAGGAATGCACTGCCTCTAAAAGCTGAGTGAAGATTTGTATGTAGCTGAGACTAAAGGGACTTCCACTTAACATAGAGCACAACATGgtaacactggatggattatgAGCTGA from Corvus hawaiiensis isolate bCorHaw1 chromosome 4, bCorHaw1.pri.cur, whole genome shotgun sequence harbors:
- the NUDT4 gene encoding diphosphoinositol polyphosphate phosphohydrolase 2 isoform X1 yields the protein MMKFKPNQTRTYDREGYKKRAACLCFRSEREDEVLLVSSSRYPDQWIVPGGGMEPEEEPGGAAVREVYEEAGVKGKLGRLLGIFEQNQDRKHRTYVYVLTVTEILEDWEDSVNIGRKREWFKVEDAIKVLQCHKPVHAEYLEKLKLSCSPTNGNSVVPPLPDNNSLYVTSAQTSGLPSTVR
- the NUDT4 gene encoding diphosphoinositol polyphosphate phosphohydrolase 2 isoform X2, giving the protein MMKFKPNQTRTYDREGYKKRAACLCFRSEREDEVLLVSSSRYPDQWIVPGGGMEPEEEPGGAAVREVYEEAGVKGKLGRLLGIFENQDRKHRTYVYVLTVTEILEDWEDSVNIGRKREWFKVEDAIKVLQCHKPVHAEYLEKLKLSCSPTNGNSVVPPLPDNNSLYVTSAQTSGLPSTVR